From a single Coregonus clupeaformis isolate EN_2021a unplaced genomic scaffold, ASM2061545v1 scaf0516, whole genome shotgun sequence genomic region:
- the LOC121556408 gene encoding zinc finger protein 239: MKKEEEEAVMVKEAFGEEEETEDLINTRERPESHSDSRKRSSGEPDPETPKPARPHHCSHCERSFRWLGDLKQHEKMHTGEKPFQCSQCGKSFTWLRALNRHEEIHTAGRKTYHCSQCGKRFTQLGSLKIHKRIHTGEKPYHCSLCGKSFTMLGNLKEHERTHTREKPFQCSQCGKSFTRIGSLKRHKGIHSGEKPYLCSHCGKRFSQSQDQKSHERTHTGEKPYHCFECGKRFTKLGHLKKHERMHTGEKPYYCSQCGKYFSNLDTLEIHKRIHTGEKPHHCSLCGKSLTTLGNLKEHKRTHTREKPFQCSFCGKSFTRLGSLKRHKGIHSGERPYQCSKCGKRFSRLQDLTSHETTHLTTAPNV; the protein is encoded by the coding sequence gagagagaccagaatCTCACTCTGACAGCAGGAAGAGGtcttcaggggaaccagacccagagacgccCAAACCAGCAAGAccacaccactgctcccactgtgAAAGGAGTTTTAGGTGGTTAGGGGACCTAAAACAGCATGAGAAGatgcacacaggagaaaagcctttccaatgttcccagtgtggaaagagttttacctggtTAAGGGCCCTGAATAGGCATGAGGAAATACATACAGCAGGGAGGAAGacctaccactgctcccagtgtggaaagagatttactcagttagggagcctgaaaatacataagagaatccatacaggagagaagccttaccactgctccctgtGCGGAAAGAGTTTTACCATGTTAGGCAATCTAAaagagcatgagaggacacacacaagagaaaagcctttccaatgttcccagtgtggaaagagttttacccggaTAGGGAGCCTGAAAAGGCATAAAGGAATACactcaggagaaaagccttacctctgctcccattgtggaaagCGATTTTCACAATCACAAGACCAGAAATCACATGAGAGGACGCACACAGgggaaaagccttaccactgctttGAGTGCGGAAAGAGATTTACCAAGTTAGGACATCTGAAAAAACACGAGAGAatgcacacaggggagaagccctattactgttcccagtgtggaaagtaTTTTTCTAATTTAGACACCCTGGAAATACATAAgagaatacatacaggagagaagcctcaccactgctccctgtgCGGAAAGAGTTTGACCACGTTAGGCAACCTAAAAGAACACAAGAGGACACACACaagagaaaagcctttccaatgttccttctgtggaaagagttttacccgttTAGGAAGCCTGAAAAGGCATAAAGGAATACACTCAGgagaaaggccctaccaatgctccaagtgtggaaagagattttcaCGATTACAGGACCTTACATCACATGAGACGACACACCTGACCACTGCTCCCAATGTCTAA